The nucleotide window GTGGGAAATAGATCAGTGACGTTGGCGATCTGTGATGAGATCGTGTCGGGGGGAATCGGCAGTGATTGCTGTAGCGGGTTGTCGGCGTCGGGCGTGCACCACGACGCGATGAAGGGGACTCGCATGCCGCCTTCGTAGTGGGCCCCTTTCTTTCCACGCAGCGGCGCGGCACAGGCGACCTCGTGTTGATGCCCCAGCGGCGCGTCGCTGCCGTTGTCACCCAGGAACAGGATCAGCGTGTTTTCGCCAATGCCAAGTTCGGCGAAGTGGTCCATCATGTCGCCCAGTGATTTATCCATGCCTTCGATCAGAGTGGCAAAGGCTTGAGCGTTTTTGGGCTTACCCGAATCGGTGTAGTGGTCTGCGAAACGCGGATCGGATTCGAAGGGGGCGTGCACCGCGTAATGGGCGAAGTACAAAAAGAACGGTTCGCCCGATTCGACCGTGTCGCTGATGATCTTTTTGGCTTCGATCGTCAACGCTTCGCTAAGAAACGTGTCGGTGCCGTGATACTGGTCCAAGTGCGGGACGGCATGGTGTCGGCCATCGGGACCACGGGCATAGTTCTTTTCACCGTAGTAACTGCCCGGTGCACCAAAGGCGGCGCCGGCTAAGTTGACGTCGAAGCCCAGGTTCAGCGGTTCGGCACCGACATGGTTTTCGGGACCAAAGTGAGCTTTGCCGACATGGATCGTGCGATAGCCGGCCGCACGCATCACGCCCGGCAGGGTCACATCGTCGCCGGTCAAACCGGCCCAGTTCCATTCCGGAGCCCCGTAGGTGCCACGATTATCAGTTTGCGGATTGATCCAGTTGGTCGCGCGATGGCGTGCCGCGTTTTGCCCGGTCATGATGCTGATGCGTGTCGGCGAACAGACGCTCATTGCATAAAAGTTGTTCAACCGGATGCCTTGTTCGGCCAAACGTTGCATCGACGGCGTGCGATAGTATTCGTTCAACGGCTGGCGAACCGGGGTGCCCTGGCCATCGGTAATGAAGGGAACCGATGTGTCCATCATTCCCATGTCATCGACCAGAAACACGACCACGTTGGGCCGGTCGTCGGCGTTGACGTGGGCCGAATCAACAAGCAGCGGGACGGCGATACAAATCGCAGCGAACAGAAAACGCATGGCGGCGTCTCAGGGGTTTGGAAGGCGGGATGAATCGGAAGGAACGCGGCGTTTTGGATCAAGTCACACCTGCGATGGCACGGCTGACCCTCGACTGCTGTCGGTCATCGCGCCCGACGAAGCATGACGGACGCCAGGGATCCGAAGGCGGCAACAGAGCGCCAGACAACGGCAATCGGACAACAGAACCGGGAACGAATCCGCAACCACGATAAACGATCACGGCGCTGAACCGGTGATCAGGCCGAAGCCGATTTCGGATCAGCGATCGTCATCGCCGTCGGAGTTCCCTTTATATCCGCTACGCGAGTTCGCGTCGGACTTGGCGGATTCCAGCCATTGGCGTTTCGATTCCGCGGTGATGGGTTGGCCGGACGCCTTTTGCTTTTCGGCCCACTGGCGATAGCGATCCACGGTGTCACGGTCCCACGCGGAGGGGACCGATTTGGCTTGTTTTACATCGCCACCGGGCCAGCCTTCGCGGACGATCGAACCGGTGGGTTTGCCCTTTGCATCGTCTGCGTCGCTTTGGTTACCGCCGAAAGAAAACGTGGACGTTTCCGATTCATCCTGTTCGTCTTCGCCATCGACAAGCGTTGCATCGGCCAGGCCGCCGACCATCTGTTCTTGGGGGCGAATCATCAACGCCCAGCGGTGCAGCATGCCGAATCGGTCGCTGCGTGTCCCGCGAATCACCAATTGCCAAACACCGCGGGCGGACGTTCCGTTGAATTGTTCCAACCCAGGTTGGCGTCGTGCTTTGGCTTCGGTCAGGTGTCGGCCTTCGAAAGGTGGCCGCGCCTTGTTGATCGGACGATCCGATTGGTCGTCGAAGACCGTTTCTTCGAAGTGGTCGCCGCTGCCGCCGATCTCGGTGAACAGTTCAACGCGCTGGCCCTCGGGACCGGTTAGGAATGCGTCCAAGTGTCCGACGAAGGTGTGAGTGATCGACAGTTGGACATTCAAGTCACCGATGATCAGGTCTTCGTCGATTTCGATTTCTGAGATCACGGTGCGTTTGGGCGGCAGCACTTCCGCGGTCTCGTTGGAAAATTCGCCGCCCATCATCGCCTTGGACGTCGACACTTCCATCGCCGTCAACAAGCCATCGGCATTGGCGTCCAACAGTGTGAATTCGGTCAGTTTGTCCGGCGTCCAATCCTCGGCGAACTCCGGCATCGAAACTTGGCCGTCGCGGTCGGTGTCCAGTTCATAGAACCAGCCCGGCAAGCCTTCGGCATCATCGCCGATTTCATCCTGCAGCGACGTCAGATAGAAATTCAGTTCGTCGCGTGAAAGGTCGCCGTCCCGGTCGGTATCGATTTGCGAAATCGGCAAATTCAAATCCGTGGATTCTTGGGCTTCCAACCGTCCGTTGCGGTTCTTGTCGAAACGGCCCAGCATGCTGGCGGTCAACCAGTACCGGCTGCCGCCACGACGCCACCATTGTCCGCGATCGTCATCGTCATCACGGTTGCGGGAGACCGGTTCGACGCCCGAGCCGACGCGTCGTGCGCGTTGGATCAGTTCGCCTGAATCATCTTTCAACAAACGTCGTCGCGCGTACCGCTGGCTGAGTTCCAAACGGCTGAGGCGGTCATCCAAGTTCAGGTCCATTTCAAACGGATCACGGTGCGTCCATCGCGCACGCCTTGCCTCGCCTCGATCGATGTAGCCGTCATTGTTGCGGTCGTATCGCCGCAGCGTCTGGTCCGCTTCGTCCAGGTCGTCTTGGGTGTACGGGTACTTGATCTTGGCCAGCCCGAACCCGGGAATGATTTCCTGTTCATCGTCGGGTTCAAAGTCGCGAATCCGCGGGGCACTGTCCAGTCGGACGCGTTCGCCGGCGACACCGTTTTGAATGGCGTGATAGATCCGCGATGCTTCTTGGATGCGTTCGATGTCCTGGGGCTTGTTCATCGGAAGCCGCCGCTGGGCGTACACCTTTTCCAGATACGGCCGCGCCAGTGCGGTGATTTCGTCCGGATCGATTTTGCCGTTGTCGTCTCGGTCCAGCTTTTCCAGTGCTTCGCGGAATCCGGCTTGTCCGTTGGCCGCATTGGGTGCCATGGCGAACGAAAATGCCAAGACGGCGAAAGCCGATACGCATGCGGCCCGGATGGCATTCCCGTCGTGACAGGACGATGCACCGGAGAACGTGGTGGTGGAAGGCGTGGTTCGCAGCTGATGGATTGTTCGCATCGTCATTAGCGGCCCCCTCGGTTGTATCCGGGAGAGTAGCTGCCACGGTATCGGGACGACGAAGACGAAGATGAGCTGCGGCGATAGCTGCTGTTGTTGGACGTGCCGCCGGTCACGGTGCCGCCGAAGAACCCGGGTTGCAGTATCGCTTGCAGTGCCGCGTTGCTGGGCGTCATCACTTCGACCGTCTGTTCGCTGCTGGCGTCCAGTCGATCCACCAGGGTCTGGACTTGGTCGAACAACTGGTCCGGTGCCGTGATGATCAGCGACTGGCTGGGTTCGTGGACCGCGACGGTCATTTTCGGCTCGGCGATTTCAGGAGCCGACGCGCTGGGTTTCTTGCCGGAGGGCCTCTTCGAATCACCACGATCGTCGTTGTCGCGTTGCCGCGAGTCTTGTTCGCGTCGCGGATCGCCTCCACCGCCGGCCGCCGCCACGGATGCTTTGGAATCGGCGATGCGATCGGCAAACGCTTCGCGGATGGCCGCGGCGACCTCGTTGACGTCGGCATGGATGACTTCGATCACCCGCGTGACGCCGTAAGTCTTGTCGTCGGTCAGGCTGTTGTCCTTGTCGATGATTTTCAAATAGGACTCGATCAGCGTCAGGTCGCCCGCGGTGCCTTGGGCGATCAGCCGGTTCAGTCGCGGATCGGCGACCACGGTGATGCTGCCGGCCATCATCGTCATCGTGCCTTCGCGTGATGTCACGATGCTGCCCAGGTAAGTTCCACCGCCGGACACATAACCGTTGACCAGCGTGCCGGCTTGGCCTTCGCGTGCCGCTTCGCCGCCGTCAAGCAATTCGGCCAGCATCCGCAGCGCGTCGTTGGCCTTGGCGTACGACAGATAGAAAATGATTGGCGGCGACGGAGCCAATTCGGCGGGGCCGGCGATGTTTTGCAGGTGTCGTTTGAATTCCGCCAACGCGTCGCTGTCGTCGGACTGGATCAGAAGCCCGCGAGAGATCAACTGGCATCGGATCATCGCCGCTTGGCTGCGCTGGTTGTCAGTCAACAAGCGTGGACCGCCTTCATCGACGCCGTCGGTCAGGCTGATCAGCGTGCGTTCTTCTTCGGTCAGGTTCGCGTCGACGCCGGATTTCTGGTCGGCGGCGTCCGGTTTGACTTTGTCGCCGATGGCCTTTTCCGTTGGTGATGTTTTCACGCCCCGACCGGACGGGAACAGAACGACGGGGTTATCTTCACGCCAGAACTTGGCCGCCGTTTCCAAAGATTCCAGAGCCGCGCGACCGCTAAGCGGCAGAATCGTCACGTCGTCGCCGGTGTCGGGGCTGCCGGAATCCAAACCGGCAACGATTTGTTTGATCTGTTCGATTTGGCGAGGCGTGCCGCGAACGAACAGTCGCATGTGTCCGGGATCGGCGTCGATTTTGGGTGGTGTTTCGGCGTCGCGATCGTCGTCGTCAAAGTCATCCAAGGCCAGCATTTCTTCGATCAGGCTGATTGCGAAGATCGGGTCGACCGATTGCAGCGGCACCACTTCGAAACCGGCTTCGCTGCCCTGCAGTTCCCCGACGGTCGCGGCGATTTGGTCGTGCAGCCGCGGTGAGGCCAACGCGATGATGCTGTCGGATTTCTCGTCGACCGACATCCGCAACGTTTCGCCGGCCAGCATCGTTTGCAGCACGTCGTAAACCATTTCGGCGTCGCCGGCGACCGGATGGCTGCGCAGTTCCACGTTGCTGTCGGAACCGCCGAACGTGGCTGCGGGCTGGTCCAGCGATTCGACCAAATTCTCGATCACCTTCACCTTGTCCTCCACGCCGGTGGCAAAGATGAATTTCCCGGTCGGGTCGGACGACAGGCTGACATCAATCCCGATCGTTTCGCCGGTCGCCAAGCCCAGGTGTGGCCGAGCGACGACCAGGATGTCTTCGGCGTCGACGTTCTGCAGCGCGAACGTCTTCATCACCGTGCCGTTGTCCAGCGAATCTGGTGTGAATGAATCGATGATCGATTTCGCACTGGTGACCTTGGCAACCGTGTCGGTGACCATCAGTTGTTTGGTCTTGGCGAACACGGCCGGATCGATCATCAAGTTCAGCGGGCCCAGTTCCTGAAGGGCTTCGTCCGGTTCCAGGTCGCCCAGGGCCAGGAAGCAGCGAACGACCTCGTGCGACGGCCGGTCGGCCAATTCGTCGGCGGAGACACGTGGGGCCAAGGCTTCCAGTTGCTGAACGCTGCGGGGGTTGGCCAGGTTGATCGCCGACAGCAGCCGGCCGCTTTGCACCAGCGTGAACCCCTGCGGCAGCAGGAACAGGTTGATGCGATCGATCGCCTGGCGGTGCGTGAACGCGTTGGGATCGGTGTAAGTGAAGCTGCCGGCGGGAAGCTCATCGAACTGGAGTGCCAAGTCGGCTTCGTCGGCGATCCACCGAATGACGTCTCGCCAAGGCACGCGATCGAAACTGAACCGGACGATCGGATTGCCGTCGGCGTCGGTCGATGGCAGGCTGGGCTGGCGGTTTTCGGCCGGCGTGACCGTAACGTCGGAGCCGCCAACGTCAAATCGATCCAGCCAAGATTTTTCAGACTCCGCCGCACTCTCTTGGTCAACGTCCGATTCTTCGACGTCTTCCTGCGAGGCGGCTGGTTCCTGGGCCACCGCGACGGGGACGGCCAAAGTCAGCGGCAACAGCAGGCCGGCGATGGCGAGAGAAACACGAGTCGCTGCGGACAAAAACGGCGCATGACATCGCGGCGGACGCGTTTGCGTCTGGATGGCGT belongs to Crateriforma spongiae and includes:
- a CDS encoding sulfatase-like hydrolase/transferase, producing the protein MRFLFAAICIAVPLLVDSAHVNADDRPNVVVFLVDDMGMMDTSVPFITDGQGTPVRQPLNEYYRTPSMQRLAEQGIRLNNFYAMSVCSPTRISIMTGQNAARHRATNWINPQTDNRGTYGAPEWNWAGLTGDDVTLPGVMRAAGYRTIHVGKAHFGPENHVGAEPLNLGFDVNLAGAAFGAPGSYYGEKNYARGPDGRHHAVPHLDQYHGTDTFLSEALTIEAKKIISDTVESGEPFFLYFAHYAVHAPFESDPRFADHYTDSGKPKNAQAFATLIEGMDKSLGDMMDHFAELGIGENTLILFLGDNGSDAPLGHQHEVACAAPLRGKKGAHYEGGMRVPFIASWCTPDADNPLQQSLPIPPDTISSQIANVTDLFPTVLQAAGIDPPAEHTVDGQPLQTILTGKQDPNHSQQFLMHYPHGVHRSNYFTVLRDGDWKAIYHALPGEPSKGKLSQSNGQHYQLFNLASDPYEQNDLSKAKPDVLRRMIAQMQQQLESHNAVYPIDDDGNPLPPQLP
- a CDS encoding proprotein convertase P-domain-containing protein, translating into MTMRTIHQLRTTPSTTTFSGASSCHDGNAIRAACVSAFAVLAFSFAMAPNAANGQAGFREALEKLDRDDNGKIDPDEITALARPYLEKVYAQRRLPMNKPQDIERIQEASRIYHAIQNGVAGERVRLDSAPRIRDFEPDDEQEIIPGFGLAKIKYPYTQDDLDEADQTLRRYDRNNDGYIDRGEARRARWTHRDPFEMDLNLDDRLSRLELSQRYARRRLLKDDSGELIQRARRVGSGVEPVSRNRDDDDDRGQWWRRGGSRYWLTASMLGRFDKNRNGRLEAQESTDLNLPISQIDTDRDGDLSRDELNFYLTSLQDEIGDDAEGLPGWFYELDTDRDGQVSMPEFAEDWTPDKLTEFTLLDANADGLLTAMEVSTSKAMMGGEFSNETAEVLPPKRTVISEIEIDEDLIIGDLNVQLSITHTFVGHLDAFLTGPEGQRVELFTEIGGSGDHFEETVFDDQSDRPINKARPPFEGRHLTEAKARRQPGLEQFNGTSARGVWQLVIRGTRSDRFGMLHRWALMIRPQEQMVGGLADATLVDGEDEQDESETSTFSFGGNQSDADDAKGKPTGSIVREGWPGGDVKQAKSVPSAWDRDTVDRYRQWAEKQKASGQPITAESKRQWLESAKSDANSRSGYKGNSDGDDDR
- a CDS encoding secretin N-terminal domain-containing protein, whose translation is MHHAIQTQTRPPRCHAPFLSAATRVSLAIAGLLLPLTLAVPVAVAQEPAASQEDVEESDVDQESAAESEKSWLDRFDVGGSDVTVTPAENRQPSLPSTDADGNPIVRFSFDRVPWRDVIRWIADEADLALQFDELPAGSFTYTDPNAFTHRQAIDRINLFLLPQGFTLVQSGRLLSAINLANPRSVQQLEALAPRVSADELADRPSHEVVRCFLALGDLEPDEALQELGPLNLMIDPAVFAKTKQLMVTDTVAKVTSAKSIIDSFTPDSLDNGTVMKTFALQNVDAEDILVVARPHLGLATGETIGIDVSLSSDPTGKFIFATGVEDKVKVIENLVESLDQPAATFGGSDSNVELRSHPVAGDAEMVYDVLQTMLAGETLRMSVDEKSDSIIALASPRLHDQIAATVGELQGSEAGFEVVPLQSVDPIFAISLIEEMLALDDFDDDDRDAETPPKIDADPGHMRLFVRGTPRQIEQIKQIVAGLDSGSPDTGDDVTILPLSGRAALESLETAAKFWREDNPVVLFPSGRGVKTSPTEKAIGDKVKPDAADQKSGVDANLTEEERTLISLTDGVDEGGPRLLTDNQRSQAAMIRCQLISRGLLIQSDDSDALAEFKRHLQNIAGPAELAPSPPIIFYLSYAKANDALRMLAELLDGGEAAREGQAGTLVNGYVSGGGTYLGSIVTSREGTMTMMAGSITVVADPRLNRLIAQGTAGDLTLIESYLKIIDKDNSLTDDKTYGVTRVIEVIHADVNEVAAAIREAFADRIADSKASVAAAGGGGDPRREQDSRQRDNDDRGDSKRPSGKKPSASAPEIAEPKMTVAVHEPSQSLIITAPDQLFDQVQTLVDRLDASSEQTVEVMTPSNAALQAILQPGFFGGTVTGGTSNNSSYRRSSSSSSSSRYRGSYSPGYNRGGR